One genomic region from Sphingomicrobium aestuariivivum encodes:
- a CDS encoding HPr kinase/phosphorylase, whose translation MRDGSSDIVHASSVAVHGFAVLLMGVSGSGKSDLALRLIDRGHGLISDDRTLVHIKEGRLLASAPPTIAGKLEARGLGILELPHQDDVPVALAIGLDGPVERFPLEEKELTLLGTSIPLLALNARAASAPILVEKALDREEAR comes from the coding sequence ATGAGAGACGGGTCGAGCGATATCGTCCACGCCTCCAGCGTCGCGGTGCATGGATTTGCCGTGCTGCTGATGGGCGTGTCGGGCTCGGGCAAGTCCGACCTTGCCCTCAGGCTCATCGACCGCGGCCACGGCCTTATTTCCGATGACCGCACGCTGGTGCACATCAAGGAGGGCCGCCTCCTCGCCTCGGCGCCGCCTACCATCGCGGGCAAGCTCGAGGCGCGCGGCCTCGGCATCCTCGAATTGCCGCACCAGGACGATGTGCCGGTGGCGCTGGCCATCGGGCTCGACGGCCCTGTCGAACGTTTCCCGCTGGAAGAAAAGGAACTGACCCTGCTCGGTACGTCCATTCCGCTGCTCGCCCTCAATGCGCGGGCGGCCTCGGCCCCCATCCTCGTCGAGAAAGCGCTCGATCGCGAGGAAGCCCGATGA
- a CDS encoding sensor histidine kinase, producing MIPPPFNFISARVRGDVPAFWRYWTLVHRILAVNILPILIVALGILWLDAYRTQLRNERVDRLAVDAMAAARASAQVPMDQRLGLLSALGSAEGARLRIYDPTGKLVADSWEGGAATYELQDPDSQRWTKKAARIIDRGFNALVAADPIEPYEEPRADRAEAWPEIAEARDAGDVVTRVREAPDRTPVFTAAAPTPRGGTLLASINDRDYTDRVRRQRSTLAVLLSFALLVGIGMSLFLARTIARPLRRIALAAHRVRTGRARQVNVPRLPRRHDEVGALARAVSDMSKALQERIDKIEAFAADVSHELKNPLASLRSAVDSLERVDDPKVRARLLDVVRQDVIRLDRLISDISEAARTDAELTRAQLEPVPIDELARLLIRGWEERRETGNARFSLTTEGTPPFIVFGEPTRLARAIDNLIDNAVSFSPPKGRIAIAIARKGAMIRLTITDEGPGVPEDERDAIFHRFHSHRPEKREFGRHSGLGLAIARAIVEGHDGDIMVCDRDDGAVGACFTILLPGWEGA from the coding sequence ATGATCCCGCCGCCCTTCAACTTCATCTCGGCGCGGGTGCGCGGGGATGTCCCCGCCTTCTGGCGCTACTGGACGCTCGTCCACCGCATCCTCGCGGTGAATATCCTGCCCATCCTCATCGTCGCGCTGGGGATCCTGTGGCTCGACGCCTATCGCACACAGCTCAGGAACGAGCGCGTCGACCGGCTCGCGGTGGACGCCATGGCCGCCGCACGGGCGAGCGCTCAGGTGCCGATGGACCAGCGGCTCGGGCTCCTGTCGGCACTGGGGTCGGCGGAGGGGGCGCGGCTCAGGATCTACGACCCCACCGGCAAACTCGTCGCCGACAGCTGGGAGGGCGGCGCGGCGACCTACGAATTGCAGGATCCCGACAGCCAGCGCTGGACCAAGAAGGCGGCGAGGATCATCGACCGCGGCTTCAACGCGCTGGTCGCCGCCGACCCGATCGAACCCTATGAGGAACCCCGCGCCGACCGCGCCGAGGCCTGGCCCGAGATTGCCGAGGCGCGTGATGCAGGAGACGTCGTCACCCGCGTCCGCGAGGCACCCGACCGCACCCCCGTCTTCACCGCTGCCGCCCCCACCCCGCGCGGCGGCACGCTGCTCGCCAGCATCAACGACCGTGATTATACCGACCGCGTGCGCCGCCAGCGCTCGACGCTCGCCGTGCTCCTCTCTTTCGCCTTGCTCGTCGGCATCGGCATGTCGCTCTTCCTCGCCCGCACCATCGCGCGGCCGCTGCGGCGCATCGCGCTCGCCGCGCACCGCGTGCGCACGGGCCGAGCCCGCCAGGTCAACGTGCCGCGCCTGCCGCGGCGCCATGACGAGGTCGGCGCGCTCGCCCGCGCGGTCAGCGACATGTCGAAGGCGCTGCAGGAGCGCATCGACAAGATCGAGGCCTTTGCCGCCGATGTCAGCCACGAGCTGAAGAACCCGCTCGCCAGCCTGCGCAGCGCTGTCGACAGCCTCGAGCGGGTCGATGACCCCAAGGTTCGCGCCCGCCTGCTCGATGTCGTGCGGCAGGACGTCATCCGGCTCGACCGCCTCATCAGCGACATCTCCGAGGCCGCGCGCACCGATGCCGAACTCACCCGCGCGCAGCTGGAGCCGGTGCCGATCGACGAGCTTGCACGCCTGCTCATCCGCGGCTGGGAGGAACGGCGCGAGACGGGCAATGCGCGCTTCTCGCTGACCACCGAGGGCACCCCGCCTTTCATCGTCTTCGGCGAGCCGACGCGGCTGGCGCGCGCGATCGACAATCTCATCGACAATGCGGTCAGCTTCTCGCCCCCCAAGGGGCGCATCGCCATCGCCATCGCGCGAAAGGGCGCGATGATCCGCCTCACCATCACCGACGAGGGACCGGGCGTGCCCGAGGACGAGCGCGACGCCATCTTCCACCGTTTTCACTCGCATCGCCCCGAAAAACGCGAGTTCGGGCGTCACTCCGGCCTCGGCCTCGCTATTGCGCGCGCCATCGTGGAGGGGCATGACGGGGACATCATGGTTTGCGATCGCGACGATGGCGCCGTGGGCGCCTGCTTCACCATCCTCCTGCCCGGCTGGGAGGGCGCATGA
- a CDS encoding FKBP-type peptidyl-prolyl cis-trans isomerase — MTTAKQGDTVVIDFTVKKKNGALVGSTESAGGPQTLTLGDEQIFPTIDAALTGMSVGEEKTVELSCENGFGPRRAELIMDIPRDKLPAEQAPEVGMSLAAKGQSGEVHSFVIIDVAEDKVTADGNHPLAGEDLVFNVKLLEVKAAA; from the coding sequence ATGACCACTGCAAAGCAGGGCGACACCGTCGTCATCGATTTCACCGTCAAGAAGAAGAATGGCGCGCTTGTCGGCAGCACCGAGAGCGCGGGCGGGCCGCAGACGCTCACACTCGGCGACGAGCAGATCTTCCCCACCATCGACGCCGCGCTTACCGGCATGAGCGTGGGCGAGGAAAAGACCGTCGAGCTCAGCTGCGAGAACGGCTTCGGCCCGCGCCGCGCCGAACTCATCATGGACATCCCGCGCGACAAGCTGCCTGCCGAGCAGGCGCCGGAAGTGGGGATGAGCCTCGCCGCCAAGGGCCAGTCGGGCGAAGTCCACAGCTTCGTCATCATCGACGTCGCCGAGGACAAGGTCACCGCCGACGGCAACCACCCGCTCGCGGGCGAGGACCTCGTCTTCAACGTCAAGCTGCTCGAGGTGAAGGCCGCCGCCTGA
- a CDS encoding response regulator transcription factor: MTQTIALVDDDRNILTSVSIALQAEGFGTRVYTDGAAALRAFADNPPDLGVFDIKMPQMDGLELLAKVREAPPPVGTMPVIFLTSKDDELDEAEGLGAGADDYITKPFSQRLLIARIKAILRRQELARSNGDNDGGEAEEGKLVSRGRLEMDTARHKVSWDGKPVTLTVTEFLILDSLAQRPGVVKSRNQLLDAAYHDDVFVDDRTIDSHIKRIRRKFRAVADDFDAIETLYGVGYRFGEE, encoded by the coding sequence ATGACGCAGACAATCGCGCTCGTGGACGACGACCGGAACATCCTCACTTCCGTATCGATCGCGCTCCAGGCCGAGGGCTTCGGGACCCGGGTCTATACCGACGGAGCCGCCGCCCTGCGCGCCTTCGCCGACAATCCCCCCGACCTCGGGGTGTTCGACATCAAGATGCCGCAGATGGACGGGCTCGAACTGCTCGCGAAGGTGCGCGAGGCACCGCCGCCCGTCGGCACCATGCCGGTCATCTTCCTCACCTCGAAGGACGATGAACTCGACGAGGCCGAGGGTCTCGGCGCGGGTGCCGACGACTATATCACCAAACCCTTCTCGCAGCGGCTCCTCATCGCGCGGATCAAGGCGATCCTGCGGCGACAGGAACTGGCGCGCTCGAACGGCGACAATGACGGCGGCGAGGCGGAGGAAGGCAAACTCGTCTCCCGGGGCCGGCTCGAGATGGACACGGCGCGCCACAAGGTCAGCTGGGACGGCAAGCCGGTCACGCTCACCGTGACCGAATTCCTCATCCTCGACAGCCTCGCCCAGCGCCCCGGCGTGGTGAAGAGCCGCAACCAGCTGCTCGATGCGGCCTATCATGACGATGTCTTCGTCGATGACCGCACCATCGACAGCCACATCAAGCGCATCCGCCGCAAGTTCCGCGCGGTGGCCGACGATTTCGACGCGATCGAGACGCTCTACGGGGTCGGGTACCGGTTCGGCGAGGAATGA
- a CDS encoding alpha/beta hydrolase, translating into MMMKKRIATVIVGASMALAPAAPAQGQDGAKDIGEIVEIAVPAPSLEGNLLGTPTTQAVNVYLPPSYDSEPDRRYPVLYLLHGFHGTDQTWLKPLDAAERPANLDSPYKAAGLITAEWIAAKFEHDAIPEMILVAPNGRNAFKHSFWMNSEVTGNWTDYVVKDVVGHVDAHYRTLPQRESRGLAGHSGGGHGSIRIAMLHPDMFNAVYAMAPCCLGPDEKSHTTVMELDEGGRITGLSEQIYTTVEGLGSADDLPGSSGFRPHDFNVNVEAAMGAVYSPNPANAPFYSDFIFDRVDGALVVDRSVMERRRARFAYHVLDTHAEALRSLGGLFIDTGELEFKGLREGAGAFAAKLSEKQVPVRFEVYADGDHGNLFVPRMMTLGLDFFTAHLATEMVASDGELSSSE; encoded by the coding sequence ATGATGATGAAGAAGCGGATCGCAACGGTGATCGTCGGTGCGAGCATGGCACTCGCCCCGGCTGCTCCCGCACAGGGGCAGGATGGCGCGAAAGATATTGGCGAGATTGTCGAGATCGCCGTCCCCGCTCCCTCGCTCGAGGGTAATCTCCTCGGCACGCCCACGACGCAGGCGGTCAATGTCTATCTGCCGCCGAGCTATGACAGCGAGCCCGACCGGCGCTATCCGGTCCTCTACCTCCTGCACGGCTTTCACGGCACCGACCAAACGTGGCTCAAGCCGCTCGACGCCGCCGAACGACCGGCCAATCTCGACAGCCCCTACAAGGCGGCGGGCCTCATCACCGCCGAATGGATCGCGGCCAAGTTCGAACATGACGCCATCCCCGAGATGATCCTCGTCGCCCCCAACGGGCGCAACGCCTTCAAGCACAGCTTCTGGATGAACAGCGAGGTCACCGGCAACTGGACCGATTATGTCGTCAAGGACGTCGTCGGCCATGTCGACGCCCATTACCGGACCCTGCCCCAGCGCGAGAGCCGCGGGCTCGCGGGCCATTCTGGCGGCGGCCATGGGAGCATCCGTATCGCCATGCTCCACCCCGACATGTTCAATGCCGTCTATGCGATGGCGCCCTGCTGTCTCGGCCCCGACGAGAAAAGCCACACCACCGTGATGGAGTTGGACGAGGGCGGACGCATCACGGGCCTTTCCGAGCAGATCTACACGACCGTGGAGGGCCTGGGCTCGGCCGACGACCTGCCGGGATCGAGCGGCTTTCGCCCCCACGACTTCAACGTCAATGTCGAGGCCGCGATGGGCGCTGTCTATTCGCCCAATCCGGCCAACGCCCCATTCTATTCGGACTTCATCTTCGACCGCGTCGATGGCGCGCTGGTCGTGGATCGTTCGGTCATGGAGCGCCGCCGTGCGCGTTTCGCCTATCATGTGCTCGATACCCATGCCGAGGCATTGCGTTCGCTGGGCGGGCTGTTCATCGACACGGGCGAGCTGGAATTCAAAGGACTGCGCGAGGGCGCCGGGGCCTTCGCCGCAAAGCTTTCCGAAAAACAGGTGCCGGTGCGCTTCGAAGTCTATGCCGACGGCGATCACGGCAATTTGTTCGTGCCGCGCATGATGACGCTCGGGCTCGACTTTTTCACCGCGCATCTGGCAACCGAAATGGTCGCTTCCGACGGCGAGCTTTCTTCAAGTGAATGA
- the rmuC gene encoding DNA recombination protein RmuC: MDALIIALVAIVCLGGGLAAGWHFSQRGLKAMQDQADYLQQRVVDSDQEVAILREENKRMNELKSLLEAVTAERDEAMQKNAVHESDKRHVEERIRDLEATKDKLVSQFREIGDTMLDKAHKEFLEKAQNRFNEADQKNEAKLTQLVGPLKELLAKQQEKIEKVESDRLSAYSGLKAVVEEVKQGQGLVRDEARNLVNALRAQPKARGRWGEKTLENVLEQAGLSQHIDFKTEVSVEGEDGKLRPDAVVNLPGGRQLIIDAKCSLNSYLDAADEVDDDKRQAHLAQHLASLKNHAQQLGSKAYWSQFEDSADYVIMFVPGEHFLTAALEQDNSLWDWAFERKVLLATPTNLVAIARTVASVWRQEKLAKEAGAIAGLGKELHSRIATLAEHIVSMQTNLTRTNNAFNKMVGSFESQVLTQAKRFEDYGASSAKELADPGQVEVSPRGLAKLVGGLNEAQKKSA; encoded by the coding sequence ATGGATGCGCTGATCATCGCGCTCGTCGCCATCGTCTGCCTTGGGGGCGGTCTTGCTGCCGGCTGGCACTTCTCGCAGCGAGGATTGAAGGCGATGCAGGACCAGGCCGATTACCTGCAGCAGCGGGTGGTGGATAGCGACCAGGAAGTCGCCATCCTCCGGGAAGAAAACAAGCGCATGAACGAATTGAAGTCGCTGCTCGAGGCGGTCACCGCCGAGCGCGACGAGGCGATGCAGAAGAACGCCGTCCACGAATCCGACAAGCGCCACGTCGAGGAGCGCATCCGCGATCTCGAGGCGACGAAGGACAAGCTGGTGAGCCAGTTCCGCGAGATCGGTGACACCATGCTCGACAAGGCGCACAAGGAATTCCTCGAGAAAGCGCAGAACCGCTTCAACGAGGCCGACCAGAAGAACGAGGCCAAGCTCACCCAGCTCGTCGGCCCGCTCAAGGAGCTGCTCGCCAAGCAGCAGGAAAAGATCGAAAAGGTCGAGAGCGACCGCCTCAGCGCCTATTCGGGCCTCAAGGCGGTGGTCGAGGAAGTGAAGCAGGGGCAGGGGCTCGTGCGCGACGAGGCGCGCAACCTCGTCAACGCGCTGCGCGCCCAGCCCAAGGCGCGCGGGCGCTGGGGTGAGAAGACGCTCGAGAATGTCCTCGAACAGGCGGGGCTCAGCCAGCATATCGACTTCAAGACCGAGGTGTCGGTCGAGGGCGAGGATGGCAAGCTGCGTCCCGACGCGGTCGTCAACCTGCCGGGCGGGCGCCAGCTGATCATCGATGCCAAATGTTCGCTCAACTCCTATCTCGATGCCGCCGACGAGGTCGATGACGACAAGCGGCAGGCGCATCTCGCGCAGCATCTCGCGAGCCTCAAGAACCACGCGCAACAGCTTGGTTCAAAAGCCTATTGGTCGCAGTTCGAGGACAGCGCCGACTATGTCATCATGTTCGTGCCGGGCGAGCATTTCCTGACCGCCGCGCTCGAACAGGACAACAGCCTCTGGGACTGGGCGTTCGAGCGCAAGGTGCTGCTCGCCACGCCGACCAACCTCGTCGCCATCGCGCGCACCGTCGCCAGCGTCTGGCGGCAGGAAAAGCTCGCCAAGGAAGCGGGCGCCATCGCGGGACTGGGCAAGGAATTGCACAGCCGCATCGCCACGCTGGCCGAGCATATCGTCTCGATGCAGACCAACCTCACGCGCACCAACAACGCCTTCAACAAGATGGTCGGCAGCTTCGAGAGCCAGGTGCTCACGCAGGCCAAGCGTTTCGAGGATTATGGGGCGTCATCGGCCAAGGAACTGGCCGATCCGGGGCAGGTCGAGGTGAGCCCGCGCGGACTCGCCAAGCTGGTCGGCGGCCTCAACGAGGCGCAGAAGAAATCGGCGTAA
- a CDS encoding HPr family phosphocarrier protein has translation MSASKKIKISNRRGLHARASAKFVNLVHEIGDDVTVEVEKDGNRVTGKSIMGLMMLGAAMGDCITIHVEGEEAQPALDKLAGLVKDRFYED, from the coding sequence ATGAGCGCTTCCAAGAAGATCAAGATCTCCAACCGCCGCGGCCTGCATGCGCGCGCCTCGGCCAAGTTCGTCAACCTGGTCCACGAGATCGGCGATGATGTCACGGTCGAGGTCGAGAAGGACGGCAACCGCGTCACCGGCAAGTCGATCATGGGCCTCATGATGCTCGGCGCCGCGATGGGCGACTGCATCACCATCCATGTCGAGGGCGAGGAGGCGCAGCCCGCGCTCGACAAGCTGGCGGGGCTGGTGAAGGACCGTTTCTACGAAGATTGA
- a CDS encoding PTS sugar transporter subunit IIA, giving the protein MIGLVLVTHGRLATEFITAMEHVVGKQDAVEGICIGPEDDMEVRRADIAAAIERADQGDGVIILTDLFGGTPSNLSISLMGDSNCVEVIAGINLPMLIRLESARKTMSVVDAVAAARDAGRKYISVASEILGEAAA; this is encoded by the coding sequence ATGATCGGTTTGGTTTTGGTCACGCACGGCCGCCTGGCGACCGAGTTCATCACGGCGATGGAGCATGTGGTGGGCAAGCAGGATGCCGTCGAAGGCATCTGTATCGGCCCCGAGGACGATATGGAGGTCCGTCGGGCCGACATCGCGGCAGCGATCGAGCGTGCCGACCAGGGGGACGGCGTCATCATCCTCACCGACCTGTTCGGCGGCACCCCGTCGAACCTGTCGATCAGCCTGATGGGCGACAGCAATTGCGTCGAGGTCATCGCCGGCATCAACCTGCCGATGCTGATCCGGCTCGAGAGCGCGCGCAAGACGATGAGCGTCGTCGATGCCGTCGCCGCGGCGCGCGATGCGGGGCGCAAATATATCTCGGTTGCCTCCGAGATCCTTGGCGAAGCCGCCGCCTGA
- a CDS encoding META domain-containing protein, protein MRYLVPALLAFSLTACVQPYGPRDPYGDYGGYYPYDPPPPGSQYPQGRYEPSRDPYGYDPYRAVGTEPFWSLTITPEEMRFESPDGRPVVESTPRKSEGYSGPSYRGRRIAVNILRRECSDGMSDRRYPDEVQVYVDGRQYRGCGAPARFFDGQWDEGYGSYTDTSRGYEQVSFPLERTNWRVTRVNGLAVPSGGYYMNFLPGGQVNAKFGCNEMNGSYRQYGETLDLQGGLQMTRMACPDMSFESRASNILSRPLRVAMDGDRVTFSNDLGRIEAVRAR, encoded by the coding sequence ATGAGGTATCTTGTCCCCGCCCTGCTCGCCTTCTCGCTCACCGCCTGCGTCCAGCCTTACGGGCCGCGCGATCCCTATGGGGACTATGGGGGCTATTACCCCTATGACCCGCCGCCGCCGGGCAGCCAATATCCGCAGGGGCGCTACGAGCCCTCTCGCGATCCTTATGGCTATGATCCCTATCGCGCGGTCGGGACCGAGCCTTTCTGGAGCCTGACGATCACCCCCGAGGAAATGCGCTTCGAGAGCCCCGACGGCCGGCCGGTGGTGGAGAGCACCCCGCGCAAGAGCGAGGGCTATTCGGGCCCCAGCTATCGCGGCCGCCGCATCGCGGTGAACATCCTGCGCCGCGAATGTTCGGACGGGATGAGCGACCGGCGCTATCCCGACGAGGTGCAGGTCTATGTCGACGGGCGCCAGTATCGCGGCTGCGGCGCTCCGGCGCGCTTTTTCGACGGCCAGTGGGACGAGGGCTATGGCTCCTACACCGACACGAGCCGCGGTTACGAACAGGTGTCCTTCCCGCTCGAGCGCACCAACTGGCGCGTGACGCGGGTCAACGGGCTCGCGGTGCCGTCGGGCGGCTATTACATGAACTTCCTGCCCGGCGGGCAGGTGAACGCCAAGTTCGGCTGCAACGAGATGAACGGCAGCTACCGCCAATATGGCGAGACGCTCGATCTCCAGGGCGGGCTGCAGATGACCCGCATGGCCTGCCCCGATATGAGCTTCGAGAGCCGCGCCTCGAACATCCTGTCGCGCCCGCTGCGTGTCGCCATGGACGGCGATCGCGTCACCTTCTCGAACGATCTCGGCCGCATCGAGGCGGTCCGCGCCCGCTAG
- a CDS encoding phosphoenolpyruvate carboxykinase yields MTDRTPKLKLDDQGFATSASIHWNLTTAPLVEQALDRNEGKLAKHGPIVVETGKHTGRSANDKFIVKDAVSADTVWWGKTNKAMSEEHFANLLSDFKAALKDKDELFVADLYGGSQPEHRVNVRVINEYAWHNLFIRTMLVRPETEELADFAPEYTIIDLPSFRADPERHGCRSETVIAVSLKEKMILIGGTEYGGEMKKSVFGLLNFLLPQDGIMPMHCSANIGPDGDTAIFFGLSGTGKTTLSADPKRTLIGDDEHGWSDSAVFNFEGGCYAKMIRLSEEAEPEIYATTKKFGTVLENVVMDPVTRELDLDDNSLAENSRGAYPIDYIPNTSADNLGPVPQNIIMLTADAFGVLPPIAKLTPDQAMYHFLSGYTAKVAGTEIGVTEPEATFSTCFGAPFMPRHPTVYGNLLKKRIAEGKVDCWLVNTGWTGGKYGVGNRMPIKATRALLDAALDGSLNDAEFRKDPNFGFAVPVAVPGVDSAILDPRSTWEDKQAYDATAAKLVDLFNENFSEFAEHVDAGVREAGPVKATV; encoded by the coding sequence GTGACTGACCGGACGCCGAAGCTGAAGCTCGACGATCAGGGGTTTGCCACCAGTGCGTCGATTCATTGGAACCTCACCACCGCGCCCCTGGTGGAGCAGGCGCTAGACCGCAACGAAGGCAAGCTCGCCAAGCATGGCCCGATCGTCGTCGAAACGGGCAAGCACACCGGCCGGTCGGCCAATGACAAGTTTATCGTCAAGGATGCGGTTTCCGCCGACACCGTCTGGTGGGGCAAGACCAACAAGGCGATGAGCGAGGAGCATTTCGCCAACCTCCTTTCGGACTTCAAGGCGGCGCTCAAGGACAAGGACGAACTGTTCGTCGCCGACCTTTATGGTGGCTCGCAGCCCGAGCACCGCGTCAACGTGCGCGTCATCAACGAATATGCGTGGCACAACCTGTTCATCCGCACGATGCTGGTGCGTCCCGAGACGGAAGAACTCGCCGATTTCGCGCCCGAATATACGATCATCGACCTGCCCAGCTTCCGCGCCGATCCCGAGCGTCATGGCTGCCGCAGCGAGACCGTCATCGCGGTCAGCCTCAAGGAAAAGATGATCCTCATCGGCGGCACCGAATATGGCGGCGAGATGAAGAAGTCGGTCTTCGGCCTCCTCAACTTCCTCCTGCCGCAGGACGGCATCATGCCGATGCACTGCTCGGCCAATATCGGCCCCGATGGGGACACCGCCATCTTCTTCGGCCTGTCGGGCACCGGCAAGACGACCCTGTCGGCCGATCCCAAGCGCACGCTGATCGGCGATGACGAGCATGGCTGGTCGGACAGCGCGGTCTTCAACTTCGAAGGCGGCTGCTACGCCAAGATGATCCGCCTGTCGGAAGAAGCCGAGCCCGAGATCTACGCCACCACGAAGAAGTTCGGGACGGTGCTCGAGAATGTCGTGATGGATCCCGTCACCCGCGAACTCGACCTCGACGACAACAGCCTCGCCGAGAACAGCCGCGGTGCCTATCCGATCGATTACATCCCGAACACGAGCGCCGACAATCTCGGTCCCGTGCCGCAGAACATCATCATGCTGACCGCCGATGCCTTCGGTGTGCTGCCTCCGATCGCCAAGCTCACGCCCGACCAGGCGATGTACCACTTCCTCTCGGGCTATACCGCCAAGGTCGCGGGCACCGAGATCGGCGTGACCGAGCCCGAAGCGACCTTCTCGACCTGCTTCGGCGCGCCCTTCATGCCGCGTCACCCGACCGTCTACGGCAATCTTCTCAAGAAGCGCATCGCCGAGGGCAAGGTCGACTGCTGGCTGGTCAACACGGGCTGGACCGGCGGCAAATATGGCGTCGGCAACCGCATGCCGATCAAGGCCACGCGCGCCCTTCTCGATGCTGCGCTCGATGGTTCGCTCAATGATGCCGAGTTCCGCAAGGACCCGAACTTCGGTTTCGCGGTGCCGGTCGCGGTGCCGGGTGTCGACAGCGCCATCCTCGACCCGCGTTCGACGTGGGAAGACAAGCAGGCCTATGACGCCACGGCGGCCAAGCTGGTCGACCTCTTCAATGAAAACTTTTCCGAGTTTGCCGAGCATGTCGACGCGGGTGTCCGCGAAGCAGGCCCGGTGAAAGCGACGGTGTAA
- a CDS encoding TrmH family RNA methyltransferase produces MPREITSFSNSTVKFIRSLRDKKARRSEGLFLAEGLRIITEARDEGRLPRLIAFGPQGAQHPLAREIIAATEAAGGDAILTSPDILSKMSGKDNPQALIAAYDQPDTSLEALDRSASDIWFVGEKLRDPGNIGTILRTGDAVGAGGLILIDDCADPFAVETVRASMGAIFTQKIAQARWEDYLPWLRSGKGQLVGTSLQTDYDYRDAPYEAPCFILIGNESQGLPEPYEAECDLLVKIPMHGRADSLNAAIAAAITAFEVRSSWRNR; encoded by the coding sequence ATGCCGCGCGAAATCACCTCCTTTTCCAACAGCACCGTCAAGTTCATCCGCTCGCTCCGCGACAAGAAGGCACGGCGTTCGGAAGGGCTGTTCCTTGCCGAGGGGCTGCGCATCATCACCGAGGCGCGCGATGAAGGCCGCCTGCCCCGCCTGATCGCCTTCGGGCCGCAGGGCGCGCAGCACCCGCTGGCGCGCGAGATCATCGCGGCGACCGAGGCGGCGGGCGGCGATGCCATCCTGACCAGCCCCGACATCCTCTCCAAGATGAGCGGCAAGGACAATCCGCAGGCGCTGATCGCTGCCTATGACCAGCCCGATACCAGCCTCGAGGCGCTCGACCGGTCGGCATCGGACATCTGGTTCGTCGGCGAGAAGCTGCGCGATCCCGGCAATATCGGCACCATCCTGCGCACCGGCGATGCGGTCGGCGCGGGCGGGCTGATCCTCATTGATGACTGCGCCGATCCCTTCGCGGTGGAAACCGTGCGCGCCTCGATGGGCGCCATCTTCACCCAGAAGATCGCACAGGCGCGCTGGGAGGACTACCTGCCGTGGCTGCGCTCGGGCAAGGGCCAGCTCGTCGGCACCAGCCTCCAGACCGATTACGACTATCGCGACGCGCCCTATGAGGCGCCCTGCTTCATCCTCATCGGCAACGAGAGCCAGGGGCTACCGGAGCCCTATGAGGCCGAATGCGACCTCCTCGTGAAGATCCCCATGCACGGCCGTGCCGACAGCCTCAACGCCGCCATCGCTGCCGCGATCACCGCCTTCGAGGTGCGCTCGAGCTGGCGGAACCGCTAG
- the rapZ gene encoding RNase adapter RapZ, whose product MSGDEPQRRLLLVTGLSGAGKSTALHTLEDWGWDFVDNLPLSMLEAYVRQDTGEDPSPMAIGIDLRSRGFSIEALLATLEKLGPDVRQEILYIDCSSSELARRYDETRRRHPFAGDRPAEDGIWLERRLIEGLRAHADAVIDTTALKPIELREQLRSRYGEDTHKPVITVASFGFARGVARTADLVFDMRFLDNPHWVPDLKPLTGRDKPVKTYVSADPAYGQTMDRIETLVVDLIPRYWEAGKHYLTIAFGCTGGRHRSVAATEDMAKRLEALGHDVSIRHRDLRSEPDDRYEKRKKDRAVS is encoded by the coding sequence ATGAGCGGGGACGAGCCGCAGCGCCGCCTGCTCCTCGTCACCGGCCTGTCGGGGGCGGGCAAGTCGACCGCGCTCCACACGCTCGAGGACTGGGGATGGGACTTTGTCGACAATCTCCCGCTGTCGATGCTCGAGGCCTATGTGCGGCAGGACACGGGCGAGGATCCCTCCCCGATGGCCATCGGCATCGACCTTCGCAGCCGCGGCTTCTCGATCGAGGCGTTGCTCGCCACCCTCGAGAAGCTCGGGCCCGATGTCCGGCAGGAAATCCTCTACATCGACTGCTCTTCCTCCGAGCTTGCGCGCCGCTATGACGAGACCCGCCGCCGCCATCCCTTCGCGGGGGATCGCCCCGCAGAGGACGGCATCTGGCTCGAGCGAAGGCTCATCGAGGGGCTGCGCGCCCATGCCGATGCGGTCATCGACACCACCGCCCTGAAGCCCATCGAACTGCGCGAACAGCTCAGGAGCCGCTATGGCGAGGACACGCACAAACCGGTGATCACGGTCGCCAGTTTCGGTTTCGCGCGCGGAGTCGCACGCACCGCCGATCTCGTTTTCGACATGCGTTTCCTCGACAATCCGCACTGGGTACCCGATCTGAAACCGCTGACGGGACGCGATAAACCGGTGAAAACCTACGTTTCTGCCGATCCAGCCTATGGGCAGACCATGGACCGGATTGAAACATTGGTGGTTGACCTTATTCCGCGCTATTGGGAAGCGGGCAAACATTATCTGACGATCGCTTTCGGCTGTACGGGGGGCCGACACCGTTCGGTGGCTGCGACGGAAGACATGGCAAAGCGCCTCGAGGCACTCGGCCATGACGTGTCGATCCGGCATCGCGACCTAAGGTCCGAGCCCGACGACCGTTACGAGAAGCGGAAGAAGGACAGAGCGGTTTCATGA